A part of Halobaculum sp. MBLA0143 genomic DNA contains:
- the cca gene encoding CCA tRNA nucleotidyltransferase, with translation MTESDGDDLSTALAAAREATTPETDERERMRRVVADLRERATAAVADLPAPADEASVLQVGSTARGTWLPGDRDVDLFVRFPTALDRDELEQFGLRVGHTVLPEGVEEFAEHPYVRGEHDGFDVDLVPCFDVPNATAARTAVDRTPFHTAYLEARLDDDLAADVRVFKRFLTAVGAYGSDLRTRGFSGYLAELLVAEHDGVVPLLRAATDWTPPVRFDPEDHGQETFDDPLVVIDPTDPERNVAAVCAAENVARLQHHARRLLADPDPDRFRPRPTPSVTPATVRDHLRQRETAPVAVVFDAPNVVDDQLYPQLRRSLNGVERELDGRGFDAVRTSTFAADHADSDGRRGAVLLFELADTEIPAVERHEGPPVHVGAHAAGFYEKYADGDAYGPFLDGDRYVVERDREYHDAVRFLRETGFEEVALGTQVETALADGYSVVAGDDVAALAERFDEALARHFRPRV, from the coding sequence ATGACCGAGTCGGACGGCGACGACCTCTCGACGGCGCTCGCGGCGGCCCGCGAGGCGACCACCCCCGAGACCGACGAGCGCGAGCGGATGCGCCGTGTCGTCGCCGACCTGCGCGAACGGGCGACGGCAGCCGTCGCCGACCTCCCGGCGCCGGCAGACGAGGCGTCGGTGCTCCAAGTGGGCTCGACCGCCCGCGGGACCTGGCTCCCGGGCGACCGCGACGTGGACCTGTTCGTCCGGTTCCCGACCGCGCTCGACCGCGACGAGCTGGAGCAGTTCGGTCTCCGGGTCGGCCACACGGTGCTTCCCGAGGGCGTCGAGGAGTTCGCCGAACACCCGTACGTCCGCGGCGAGCACGACGGCTTCGACGTGGACTTGGTCCCGTGTTTCGACGTGCCGAACGCGACGGCCGCCCGGACCGCCGTCGACCGCACACCGTTCCACACCGCCTACCTCGAAGCCCGACTCGACGACGACCTCGCGGCCGACGTGCGTGTGTTCAAGCGGTTCCTCACCGCCGTCGGTGCCTACGGCAGCGACCTCCGGACCCGTGGGTTCTCCGGCTACCTCGCGGAGCTGTTGGTGGCCGAACACGACGGCGTCGTGCCGTTGCTGCGAGCGGCCACCGACTGGACGCCGCCGGTCCGGTTCGACCCCGAGGACCACGGACAGGAGACGTTCGACGACCCGCTCGTCGTGATCGACCCGACGGATCCCGAGCGCAACGTCGCGGCCGTCTGTGCCGCCGAGAACGTCGCCCGGCTCCAACACCACGCCCGTCGGCTCCTGGCGGACCCCGACCCCGACCGGTTCCGCCCGCGCCCGACGCCGTCGGTGACCCCCGCGACCGTTCGCGACCACCTCCGCCAGCGCGAGACCGCCCCCGTGGCCGTCGTCTTCGACGCCCCGAACGTCGTCGACGACCAGCTGTACCCCCAGCTCCGCCGGTCGCTGAACGGGGTCGAACGAGAACTCGACGGCCGCGGGTTCGACGCCGTCCGAACGAGCACGTTCGCGGCCGACCACGCGGACAGTGACGGGCGGCGAGGGGCGGTGTTGTTGTTCGAGCTGGCAGACACGGAGATTCCGGCCGTCGAGCGCCACGAGGGCCCGCCGGTCCACGTCGGCGCCCACGCGGCCGGCTTCTACGAGAAGTACGCCGACGGCGACGCCTACGGCCCGTTTCTCGACGGCGACCGCTACGTCGTGGAGCGTGACCGCGAGTACCACGACGCCGTCCGGTTCCTCCGCGAGACGGGGTTCGAGGAGGTGGCGCTGGGCACACAGGTCGAGACCGCGCTCGCGGACGGCTACAGCGTGGTCGCGGGCGACGACGTGGCGGCTCTGGCCGAGAGGTTCGACGAGGCGCTGGCGCGACACTTCCGACCGCGGGTGTGA
- a CDS encoding S26 family signal peptidase: MGSPEGLARTLLWDAVRVVAAVAVFAAALSLATGVWPPLVAVESGSMEPALSAGDLVIVTEPGRFAAAAATADGVVTARQGRDRGHRSFGAPGSVVVYSPPGRTGPPVVHRVQFRVAAGENWYDRADPSAVTAEDCAELRHCPAPHDGFVTKGDDNRRYDQATGLAPPVRASWLRGVARGSVPYLGCLRLALAGDSCLRPERPAHQTSSRATVPSPRAGVGSVDGAVPGGPNTRATQRHALSATVGDGPRRNAARGACALVTGAADFRPAGV, translated from the coding sequence ATGGGCTCACCCGAGGGGCTGGCGCGTACGCTGCTGTGGGACGCCGTCCGCGTGGTCGCGGCCGTCGCCGTGTTCGCGGCCGCGCTGTCGCTCGCGACCGGCGTCTGGCCGCCGTTGGTCGCCGTCGAGAGCGGGAGCATGGAGCCGGCGCTGTCCGCCGGAGACCTGGTCATCGTGACGGAGCCGGGACGGTTCGCGGCGGCCGCGGCGACGGCAGACGGCGTCGTCACCGCCCGCCAGGGGCGCGACCGGGGCCACCGGTCGTTCGGCGCGCCGGGCTCCGTCGTCGTCTACAGCCCGCCCGGTCGGACGGGACCGCCGGTGGTCCACCGCGTGCAGTTCAGGGTGGCAGCGGGCGAGAACTGGTACGACCGCGCGGACCCGTCGGCGGTGACGGCCGAGGACTGTGCGGAACTGCGACACTGCCCGGCGCCACACGACGGGTTCGTGACGAAGGGAGACGACAACCGCCGGTACGACCAGGCGACGGGGCTGGCGCCCCCGGTCCGGGCGTCGTGGCTCCGCGGGGTCGCCCGAGGGAGCGTGCCGTACCTGGGCTGTCTCCGGCTGGCGCTCGCGGGCGACAGCTGTCTCCGACCGGAACGACCGGCACACCAGACGAGCAGCCGAGCGACCGTCCCCTCCCCCCGCGCGGGCGTCGGCTCCGTGGACGGCGCCGTGCCCGGCGGCCCGAACACGCGGGCGACCCAGAGGCACGCACTCTCCGCCACCGTCGGCGACGGACCGAGGCGGAACGCGGCTCGCGGCGCGTGTGCGCTCGTGACGGGAGCCGCCGATTTCCGGCCCGCAGGCGTCTGA
- the ftsZ gene encoding cell division protein FtsZ, with product MDSIVEDAIDEAEGDAPTDGQDGPVDDAGGGQPTGEMTDDELQDVLQELQTNITVVGCGGAGGNTVDRMAEEGIHGANLVAANTDVQHLVNIEADTKILMGKEKTQGRGAGSLPQVGEEAAIESQEEIHNSISGSDMVFVTAGLGGGTGTGSAPVVAKAAREIGALTIAIVTTPFTAEGEVRRTNAEAGLERLRDVADTVIVVPNDRLLDAVGKLPVRQAFKVSDEVLMRSVKGITELITKPGLVNLDFADVRTVMEKGGVAMIGLGEAENDAKASESVQSALRSPLLDVDISGANSALVNVTGGSDMSIEEAEGVVEEIYDRIDPDARIIWGTSIDEELEGQMRTMIVVTGVESPQIYGRNETTQEEARERVRDIDYVE from the coding sequence ATGGACTCGATCGTGGAGGACGCAATCGACGAAGCCGAAGGTGACGCTCCGACGGACGGCCAGGACGGCCCCGTCGACGACGCTGGTGGGGGCCAGCCGACGGGGGAGATGACGGACGACGAGCTCCAGGACGTGCTCCAGGAGCTCCAGACGAACATCACGGTCGTCGGCTGCGGCGGCGCGGGCGGCAACACGGTCGACCGGATGGCCGAAGAGGGGATCCACGGCGCCAACCTCGTCGCCGCCAACACGGACGTGCAACACCTCGTCAACATCGAGGCGGACACGAAGATCCTGATGGGCAAAGAGAAGACACAGGGACGCGGCGCCGGCTCGCTCCCGCAGGTGGGCGAGGAGGCCGCCATCGAGTCCCAAGAAGAGATCCACAACTCGATCAGCGGGTCGGACATGGTGTTCGTCACCGCCGGACTGGGCGGCGGCACCGGGACCGGCTCCGCGCCCGTCGTGGCGAAGGCCGCCCGCGAGATCGGCGCGCTCACCATCGCCATCGTCACCACGCCGTTCACCGCAGAGGGTGAGGTCCGCCGGACCAACGCCGAGGCCGGCCTCGAACGCCTCCGTGACGTGGCCGACACCGTCATCGTCGTCCCGAACGACCGGCTGCTCGACGCGGTCGGCAAACTCCCCGTCCGCCAGGCGTTCAAGGTGTCCGACGAGGTGCTCATGCGCTCCGTCAAAGGGATCACGGAGCTCATCACCAAGCCCGGGCTCGTCAACCTGGACTTCGCGGACGTGCGGACCGTGATGGAGAAGGGCGGCGTCGCCATGATCGGACTCGGCGAAGCCGAGAACGACGCCAAAGCCAGCGAGTCCGTCCAGTCTGCGCTCCGGTCGCCGTTGCTCGACGTCGACATCTCCGGCGCCAACTCCGCGCTGGTCAACGTCACCGGCGGCTCCGACATGTCCATCGAAGAGGCCGAGGGCGTGGTCGAGGAGATCTACGATCGGATCGACCCGGACGCCCGCATCATCTGGGGGACCTCCATCGACGAGGAACTGGAGGGCCAGATGCGGACCATGATCGTCGTCACCGGCGTCGAGTCGCCGCAGATCTACGGTCGTAACGAGACGACACAGGAAGAGGCCCGCGAGCGCGTCCGCGACATCGACTACGTCGAGTGA
- a CDS encoding DUF5802 family protein yields the protein MFEQFSAGYYLGELYVQPRETDRAAIKRADHERVNEQLFGDESGLTRLDTPLVMKLGTRHFPVIGDEDLPSGTLTVPTESVPEDMKFEVPGRTEVFLADADRTGELLEYAGWSGEPPV from the coding sequence ATGTTCGAACAGTTCTCGGCCGGGTACTATCTGGGCGAACTGTACGTCCAGCCCAGAGAGACGGATCGGGCCGCGATCAAGCGGGCCGACCACGAGCGGGTGAACGAGCAGTTGTTCGGCGACGAGTCGGGACTCACACGGCTCGACACGCCGCTCGTGATGAAGCTGGGAACGCGACACTTCCCCGTGATCGGGGACGAAGACCTCCCTTCGGGGACGCTCACGGTGCCGACGGAGTCCGTGCCCGAGGACATGAAGTTCGAGGTGCCCGGCCGGACGGAGGTGTTCCTGGCGGACGCAGACCGGACGGGAGAGCTGTTGGAGTACGCGGGCTGGAGCGGCGAGCCGCCGGTGTAG
- a CDS encoding EthD family reductase, producing MHELTVAFQKRDDLTTEELRDYYHAEHVPLVRELPNLVGYEVTFPSDPERSPYDGIARLRFPDGEAMSEAMDTEAAAAMEADAAAFADTDSMVQVVGETESLLE from the coding sequence GTGCACGAACTCACGGTCGCCTTCCAGAAGCGCGACGACCTCACGACGGAGGAACTGCGCGACTACTACCACGCAGAACACGTCCCGTTGGTCCGCGAGCTACCGAATCTGGTCGGCTACGAGGTGACGTTCCCGTCCGACCCGGAGCGGTCGCCGTACGACGGGATCGCACGGCTGCGGTTCCCGGACGGGGAGGCGATGAGCGAGGCGATGGACACGGAGGCGGCGGCGGCGATGGAGGCGGACGCGGCGGCGTTCGCCGACACGGACAGCATGGTGCAGGTCGTCGGCGAGACGGAGTCGCTGCTGGAGTGA